The Candidatus Binatia bacterium nucleotide sequence GAGCCCACCGTGCGGCCGTCGCCGGCCCGTACCGGTCCTTGCGGACCGTAGCGGCGGTAGACGTACTGGATGACCTCCTCGCGACGATCGCCCGACGGCAGATCGAGGTCGATGTCGGGCCACTCGCCGCGCTCCTCGGAGAGGAAGCGTTCGAACAGCAGGTTCATGCCGACGGCGTCGACCGCGGTGATGCCGAGCGCGTAGCAGACGGCGCTGTTCGCGGCGGATCCCCTGCCCTGCACGAGGATGCCGCGCTCGCGACAGAAGCGGACGATGTCCCAGACGATCAGGAAGTAGCCCGCGAGGTCGAGCTTGCCGATCACGGCGAGCTCGTGCTCGAGCTGCGCCGCGACCCGCTCCGACAGCGGATCGCCGTAGCGCTCGCGCGCTCCGGCGTACGTCAAGTATCGAAGATGCCCGATCGGCGTCTCGCCGGGCGGCAGCGGGTATTCGGGGAAGCGGTAGCCGAGGTCGGAGAGCGTGAACTCGCAGCGCTCGGCGATCGCCAGCGTCGCGGCAACGGCCCGCGGCAGGTCGCGGAAGCGCTCCGCCATCTCGCGCGGCGTGACCAGGTGGCGCTCCGCGTTCGCAGCGACGAGGCGTCCGGCGGCGTCGAGCGTGGTCTTCGCGGCGAGGCAGCAGAAGACGTCGAGCACCGAGCGCTCCTCGGCGCGCGCCATCGCGACGTCGCCGGTGGCGACGAGCGGAATGCGCAGCATGCTCGCGAGATCGCGCAGCGCGCGCGTGCGGCGCTCGACCCGCCGATCGGAGCTGCGCTGCACGTCGATCCACAGCCGCCCGGGGAAGATGCTCTGCAGGCGCTTGCCGAGACGCCCGGCCGCGAAGGTGTCGCGCCGGCGCAGCGCGTTGGTCAGCGGGCTCGACGGCCCGCCGGCCAGGCAGAGCAGACCCTGCGCGTGCTCTTCGATCTCGTCGAGCGTCACGACGCTGCTGCCCTTCGGCGCGCGCGCGTGCCCGAGCGTCAACAGCTTGCAGAGGTTGCGGTAGCCCGTGCGCGACTCGACCAGCAGCAGCAAGCGCGCCGTCGCACCGGACGGGCCTTCCGACAGCGTGACGTCGGCGCCGACCAGCGGTCGTACGCCCGCCTCGCGCGCCGCCTTCCAGAACCTCGGCGCGCCGTAGACGCCGTCGCGATCGGCGAGCGCGAGTGCCTCGTGGCCGAGCCGGCCGGCGATCTCGGCGAGGTCCTCGGGCGTCGAGGCCCCCTCGAGGAAGGAGAAGGCGCTGCGACAGCGGAGCTCGACGTAGGGCACGGAGCGCGGCATGGCGATGACGAGATTTCGCCTTTTCTTCGCTCCGAGACAAGCGCGGTCGGCTTGTGCCGACGAGCGCTTGCAGGTACGCCGCGGCTCGATGTCCGACGCGCTGTACCGAAAGCCGGTTGCGGAGCTGGCGCGGCTCATCGAGCGCCGCGAGGTGTCGCCGCGCGAGGTCGTCGAGCACTTCCTCGCCCGCATCGAGAGCGAGAACCCGCGGCTCAACGCGTTCGTCACCGTCTGCGCCGAGCGCGCGCTACGCCGTGCCGACGAGCTCGGCGAGGAGCTCGCGCGCGGCACCTACCGCGGGCCGCTGCACGGCATCCCGGTCGGCATCAAGGACCTGACCGACACCGCCGGCGTCCGCACGACGTATGGCTCGGGGCTCTTCCGCGATCACGTCCCGTCCGAGGACGCGGAGCCCGTTCGTCGCCTGCTCGCGGCCGGAGCCGTCGTCGTCGGCAAGACGAACACGCACGAGTTCGCCTTGGGCACGACGACCAACAACCCGCACTTCGGCGCGACGCACAACCCGTGGCGCCACGGACACGTACCGGGCGGCTCGAGCGGCGGATCGGGCGCGGCCGTCGGCGCAGGGCTGGTTCCGATCGCGACCGGGACCGACACCGGCGGCTCGATCCGCATCCCGAGCGCCGCGTGCGGCTGCGTCGGCATCAAGCCGAGCTACGGTCGCGTGAGCCTGAGGGGAACGTATCCGCTCGCGACCGGCCTCGATCACGTCGGTCCGCTCGCGCGCACGGCGGAGGATTGCGCGATCGCTCTCAATGCGCTCGCCGGCTTCGATCCGCACGACCCGACCTCGCGCGACCTACCGGCGGAGGACTTCACGCGCGAGCTCGGGCGCTCGTTGCGCGGCCTGCGCGTCGGCCATGCGCCGTCCTACCGGCCGCTTCCGGTGACGGCCGAGGTCGAAGCCGGAGTGGCCACGGCGCTGCGGACGCTCGAGCAGCTCGGCGCGCAGCTCGTCGAGGTGAAGCTGCCCGACGCGCAGCAGGTGAACTCCGCGGCGAGCATCGTCCTGCTCGCCGAGTCGTACGCGCAGCACGCGCAGCTCTTCGCGGCCAACCGCGACGCGTACGGTGTCGACGTCCGCGAGCAGCTCGAGCTGAGCGCCGGTCTCGATGCGGCGACCCTCGCCCGAGCGCGGGAGGCGCGCGAGAGCATCGCGCGCACGGTGGCCGACGTCGTGACGCGCGAGGTCGACGTCCTGGTGCTGCCGACGATGGCCATCACCGCGCCGCCGATCGGCCGTGCGACGGTCGACATCGGCGGCAACGACGTCCCGGTCGCGCCGGCGATGGCGTCGTACACCCTGCTGCACAACGCGACGCGGTTGCCGACGGTCGCGGTGCCGGTGGGGCTCGCCGCGAACGGTCTGCCGACGAGCGTTCAGCTCACGGCCGCGGATCGCCGCGAAGCGTTCGTCCTCGCGGTGGCACACGCGCTCGAGACGGCGCTGTGGCCGCACGAGCGACGCTGGCCCGCGGATTCGCCGGCGCGCTGACCGAGAGCTTCTCGTCGGCCCAGCGCGCACCGGCTCGTCGCGCTTACTGGCCCGCTTCGGACTTGCTCGCTTGCGGCGACGGCTGCGGTCCCGAGAGGCTCGCCTTCGCGCCCGCCGTGGGCTTGGGACGGGGCTTGCCGGCGCCGATCAGGTTGCCGTCCGCGTCGCGCAGCTGGATCGTCTTGCCGTCGACGATGACGGCGGTGGCGATCAGGATGGGGCGCTGGCTCTTCACCATCGTCCCCTCGAGCTCGACCGGCTCGCCCTCGCGCAGCGAAAGGCCCTTCTCCTCGCAGTAGTCGTCCGGTGCGACGAGCGCGGTGAGCCTCGGCCCGTCGTCACGCTCGATGAGGAGCCGCACCGGCCCCTTCCGGCCGCGCGACGAGCGAATGATTTTGCCTTTGACGCGCGTCGTCGGCCCCTTCGCCGAGATCAGCGGCAGGCGCGGACGACGTTCCGTCGCGGCGCTCGTGGCCTCGGGCGCGGGTTGCGCAGTCGGGGATGGCTGCGCGTCGCTGCGCGACGCACCGGAGACCGAGAGCAGCACGCCGAGCGCAACGACGAGCAGAGCGCGAATCGTGAGCAGGCGAACGTTCATCGCGCGCAGCGTATGGAGCGGCGTGCCGGGTGTAAAGCGCGCCGTCCGACGTGCGCGCTGGTTGGTTGCTGCGGGCAGAGGGCGCTCAGGAGGCCGCGCGGCGCTCGAGGAAGCGCAGGATGCGCTCGGGCGCGTCGCCCAGAATGGCCGGCCCGTGGCTCGGAACGACGTCCGCACACCCGAGCTTGGCAAGACGCTCCATCGACGCTTCCGCTTGCGCGCGGTCGAGCGTGACGCCGGGGATCGGGTCGTGTCCGATCTCGCCGCGCACGTTGAACACACCGTCGGCGCAGAGCAGCACGCCGTCCTCCTCGTGCAGCAGCGCGATCTGTCCCGGCGTGTGACCGGGGATGTCGATGACGCGCAGCACGTCGAGGACGTGCTCGCCCGCGGCGACGGTGCGCGTCACCTGCACGGGCTCGACGCGCGGTCGTTGCGTCCAGCGACTCACGGTGTTCACCACCCACGGCAGAACTCCGCACGCCGCGCGGGCGAGCGGCTGCCCCTCGATGAACGGCTTCTCGACCTCGGAGGCGATCACCTCGGCGCCGCTGTGCCGCGCGAGAAATGCCGCGCCGCCGATGTGGTCGGCGTGCGCGTGGGTGAGAACGATGTGCGTGATCTGGTTCGGACGCGGCAGCGATTCGGCGGCGGTGAGGATCGCGTAGTGCCAGCCGGGGAAGCCGGCGTCGACCAGGAGCAGGCCACGCTCGTGGCGCACGAGAAAGCTCGCGACCTGGAAGCGACCGTGCAGATCGACGGCCGCGATGTGCCGGCTGATCGGCCGCAGCCGTGCGACGGGCATCGTTGGCGCTTTAGAGCGTCCGTGGTTGGTCGGCAACCGGAGCGTGGCGTGCTTCGTTCGTAGCGGGCCGCTCGCTGGTCATCGTGCGCGGATTCACTCGTTGGCTGGCCCGTTCGAGCCATTCGTTCGCGCTCGTTGGCTCGCGCTCATTCGTCGCGCGGTGGAGCGCGTCACGCGCGCGCTTCGCGCGGCGCGCGTGCCAGGTAGAGCGCGCGCCACGCGTCCGAGCAGGCCTGGGCGCTGCGTCAGCTGCAGCGTGCGGTCTGGGTCGCGGCGAGCGTCTGCGCGACCACGTCGCGCAGCGCAGACGGCGGGCACGGCTTGGTCAGGTAGTGTGCACAGCCTGCCGCCAGCGCACGGTCACGCACGACGCTTTGCGTGAGCGCGCTCAAGGCGACGACGGGCACGGCGGCGAGCGTCGGCATCGCCTTCAGCTGGCGCGTGACCTCGACCCCGTCCATGCCGGGCAACGTCATGTCGACCAGCACGAGGTCGGGCGGCGTTCGCGTCGCGACGTCGAGCGCTTCCGGGCCGTCGCCTGCCTCGAGGACCGTGTATCCGACGCGTCGCAGCGTTCCCGCTACGACGCCGCGCATCTCGCGGTCGTCGTCGACCACCAACACCCGTTGCTGGCGCGTCGTCATCGCTCGTCCTCCGGGCTCGTAGGGCTGAGCACGTCGTCAGGTCGTCGGAATCCGGAATCTCGGTAAAACGCCCGTGGCTCGCCTATCGTACGGCGTTGGGGCCGAGCGCGGGTTTGCAAGGCACATGCCCTTGCGCATGTCGTTCGTGCGCCTCCGAGGCGGTCGCGCGGTCTGGCAGGGCTGCAACGCCCCCGCGAAGGCTTGCGTCCGTGCGGGCTGCGGGTGCCGATGCAACACCCTTCATGGCAGCGCTGCCGGGGTTCGCCCCGTCGAGCGTGCAAGGCCATGCGTGCTGCGAGCCTGACGATGCGCAGCGTCGGCGCGCCTTGAGATCGGCCTGCGCCTCGGCTAACGACAGCGGCCATATGGCGCAGGATCATCAGGTCATCCTCGGTGCGATCGTCCGGTCGATCGACAAGAAGCTCGAGTGGGAAGCGATCGCTTCGCAGGGCGACGTGGTTCGGCTCACGGTGCGGCAGCACGGTGGCGAGGCCAGCATCGACATCCGTCGGAGCGAGATCGCCGAGGCGCTCGAGGACAACGTCGCGCGCAACCGTCTGCGCGAGCGCATCAAGCGCGCGCGCAAGCGGATCATCGACAGCAAGCCGCCCTACATGCCGTGGCGCCTCCCCAAGATCGAGCCGATCGGTGCGCCGGGTCCGCGCTCCGGTTGGGGTTCTGCGCGCCGCTGACGTTCACTTTTTCCGCGATTTCTCGCGGTGATGCGCGAGCGAATTGACAGGCTGCCGTTCGCTCGCTACCGAAACTGTCGCGGGGTGGAGCAGTCCGGTAGCTCGTCGGGCTCATAACCCGAAGGTCGTAGGTTCAAATCCTACCCCCGCAACTCGACGCGCAGCACGGTTCACCGTGCTGCGCGTTTTTGTTTGTGCGTGCGGTGTCGGGGGACACGCTTCGCGATACGGTGACGGAGCTCGTTGCGCTCGAGCTCGCACTCGAGGCGCAGCGCGGGATCGTCGTCGAGCCGTCGACCTGCACGGCGCGGTTGGGTCTGCGGTGAGAGCGAGCAATGCCGTCTGCGGACGGTTTCCGGGATCTTCGCCGACGCCGCTTGCTCCGGTTGACCGTCGTCCGTCGAGCGCACCGGCGACGCGCGCAGCTGTGTGACTCTTGCCGGCGAGCCGAGCGCGTCCTCGGCTGGACCAGGCGCGCGGGCTTCGGACTCCAGTGGGGCCGGTGCGCGCAGGGGAAGCGCTCGAAGATCGAGCTGGGGCGCGCGACGCGCCGAGCGATCTGTCGCCTCTGGCGACCCGATCGTCGCAGCGCAGCTCGAGACCGCGCTGGCGCGTCGCGAT carries:
- a CDS encoding amidase, with translation MSDALYRKPVAELARLIERREVSPREVVEHFLARIESENPRLNAFVTVCAERALRRADELGEELARGTYRGPLHGIPVGIKDLTDTAGVRTTYGSGLFRDHVPSEDAEPVRRLLAAGAVVVGKTNTHEFALGTTTNNPHFGATHNPWRHGHVPGGSSGGSGAAVGAGLVPIATGTDTGGSIRIPSAACGCVGIKPSYGRVSLRGTYPLATGLDHVGPLARTAEDCAIALNALAGFDPHDPTSRDLPAEDFTRELGRSLRGLRVGHAPSYRPLPVTAEVEAGVATALRTLEQLGAQLVEVKLPDAQQVNSAASIVLLAESYAQHAQLFAANRDAYGVDVREQLELSAGLDAATLARAREARESIARTVADVVTREVDVLVLPTMAITAPPIGRATVDIGGNDVPVAPAMASYTLLHNATRLPTVAVPVGLAANGLPTSVQLTAADRREAFVLAVAHALETALWPHERRWPADSPAR
- a CDS encoding MBL fold metallo-hydrolase, whose amino-acid sequence is MPVARLRPISRHIAAVDLHGRFQVASFLVRHERGLLLVDAGFPGWHYAILTAAESLPRPNQITHIVLTHAHADHIGGAAFLARHSGAEVIASEVEKPFIEGQPLARAACGVLPWVVNTVSRWTQRPRVEPVQVTRTVAAGEHVLDVLRVIDIPGHTPGQIALLHEEDGVLLCADGVFNVRGEIGHDPIPGVTLDRAQAEASMERLAKLGCADVVPSHGPAILGDAPERILRFLERRAAS
- a CDS encoding response regulator, which gives rise to MTTRQQRVLVVDDDREMRGVVAGTLRRVGYTVLEAGDGPEALDVATRTPPDLVLVDMTLPGMDGVEVTRQLKAMPTLAAVPVVALSALTQSVVRDRALAAGCAHYLTKPCPPSALRDVVAQTLAATQTARCS